One window of the Lathamus discolor isolate bLatDis1 chromosome W, bLatDis1.hap1, whole genome shotgun sequence genome contains the following:
- the LOC136004436 gene encoding junctophilin-3-like — MSPTWRLHLCLQLPVLTWTLGVGNCPKTPVFKGLECQRPKHQNLSDEIEVLSTGTPLQQESPELYRKGTTPSDLTPDDSPLQSFPASPSSTPPLGPSCGNKSSQFSRQVSVDEERGGEIQMLLEGRGGDYLRPNSWSEEKVSGTRGMRSVTLRSGQLGSASIPEEYRGRSGGHKHSASNHKQRERWTDSPATISWTSHHRSHSHSSGSSKLLELDEEKMSNYEMEMKPLVRMDSYMQEIHTQKRHYSKGGPCRSMADDHRGEDRGYGVQRLRAKSQNKENLGPASSAEPTVQKLENLRFGDKAEPRLLRWDLTFSPPQKSLPVALESEEDNRDVLKSSTVSR; from the exons ATGAGCCCTACATGGAGGCTCCATCTGTGCTTGCAGCTCCCAGTCCTCACTTGGACTCTTGGGGTAGGAAACTGCCCCAAAACACCAGTTTTCAAAG GGCTCGAATGCCAGAGACCGAAGCACCAGAACTTGAGTGATGAAATTGAGGtcctctccaccgggacgcctCTCCAACAAGAGAGCCCTGAGTTGTACCGCAAAGGGACTACCCCGTCTGACCTGACTCCAGATGACAGCCCACTGCAGAGCTTCCCTGCCAGTCCCTCCTCCACGCCACCCCTGGGTCCTTCCTGCGGGAACAAGAGCTCTCAGTTCTCCAGGCAGGTCTCAGTGGATGAAGAGAGGGGTGGGGAGATCCAGATGTTGCTGGAGGGACGTGGCGGGGATTACTTGCGACCCAACAGCTGGAGCGAAGAGAAGGTCAGTGGGACTCGTGGCATGAGAAGCGTGACACTGCGCAGCGGTCAGCTGGGATCAGCCTCCATCCCTGAAGAGTACAGAGGTCGGAGTGGAGGGCACAAACATTCGGCCTCCAACCACAAGCAAAGAGAGAGGTGGACAGATTCCCCAGCCACAATTTCATGGACTTCCCATCACAGGTCCCACAGCCACAGCTCAGGGAGCTCCAAACTGCTTGAGCTAGACGAGGAGAAGATGAGCAATTACGAGATGGAGATGAAGCCCCTCGTGAGGATGGATTCTTATATGCAAGAAATTCATACCCAAAAAAGACACTATAGCAAAGGGGGACCCTGCAGGAGCATGGCTGATGACCACCGTGGGGAAGACCGGGGCTACGGGGTTCAGAGACTGAGGGCTAAGTCCcagaacaaagaaaatttaGGGCCAGCTTCCTCTGCCGAGCCCACGGTGCAGAAACTGGAAAACCTGAGATTTGGGGACAAAGCTGAACCTCGGCTATTAAGGTGGGACTTAACCTTCTCCCCTCCACAGAAATCTTTACCTGTTGCACTAGAATCTGAAGAAGACAACAGGGATGTGCTCAAATCCAGCACAGTAAGTAGGTGA